The nucleotide sequence ATCTTCCGCGTCTCCTCCTGCCAATGAGATCATCGAGTCCGTGGTCCGCACCGGTGCCGTCACCCGGGGCAGGGACTTCCCCCGCGCCGCGGTCACCCGCACCGAGGAGCGCCCGCGGCGTTTTCCGTGGTGGTTCCGGCGGCGGCAGGTGCGGGAGGAGCGGCACGGCTTCGAGGGCGCGTTCCAGCGCATGCTCGAGCAGCTGTCGTCCGGCGACCCGCTCGGCATCGAGGAAGCCGTTCCCGGCCTGGTGACCGCCACCGACAGCGCGCCCTTCTATCTCATCCGCCGCCACGGACCGGACCTCGACCCCCTCGCGGCGGAAGAATCTGCGCGCTTCGGCGGGTTCAGCGCCTGGCCCGCCGGCATCGTGCGCACGCGCGTTGGATCCCACGCGGTGGACGGCATCGAAATTGTGAAGAGGAATGGCGTTCCCGATCCGCGCGGCGTGCTCTTCCTGGACATCGAGACCGCCGGTCTCTCGGCCAATACCTACGCCTTCCTGGTGGGGCTGATGTACTGGGAGGACGGCCGTTTCGTGAGCGACCAGGTGTTCGCGCGCGACTACAATGAAGAGGAGGGGATGCTGCGCCACGTGCGCGCCACCATGGAGCGCTTCGATACGGTGGTGACGTACAACGGGGCCAGCTTCGACCTGCCGTTTCTGCGCCAGCGCATGACGGTGCTGCGGGTGCCGGACATCGCCCCCATCGAGTCGGTGGACCTGCTGCACGCCGCACGGCGCGTCTACAAACCGGTGCTGCCCAACTGCCGCCTGGTGACGGTGGAGAAGCACCTGCGCGGCGTGGAGCGCGTGGACGACATCCCCAGCCGCTTCATCCCCCGCGCCTACCACGAGTTCGTCCACACCCGGGACGCGCGCCTGATGCGAAACGTGGTCTACCACAACCGCATGGACGTCTTCACCATGGCGGTGATGCTCAACCGCATGGGCGAAATCCCGTTGGCCACGCAGGCCGCGGGTGATACCATCCCCCCGCCGAACCCGCCTCACGTGACCTTCTAGTCCGACGGGCGCGCGTCCCTGCGCGGTCTCCGTCGCGGGATGGGATGCAGGATGAACGTCGACAAGTTTTTGAAACATCTCGAGACCTCGGAGTGGTACGACGGGCAGATCGTGCGCGTGGAGCGCTTGCCGGAGCGGCCGGCGAGGTTTGCGCCCCTCGACCCGCCGGTGCACCCGCGCATCGCCGCCGCCATCAACACCGACGGCATCACCCGGCTCTACACCCACCAGGCGGACGCCATCCGCCACGCGC is from Candidatus Krumholzibacteriia bacterium and encodes:
- a CDS encoding ribonuclease H-like domain-containing protein — protein: MTTLVLMAPVDNLLKKQLAQIKARALMLAGRASSDDGDSGASSASPPANEIIESVVRTGAVTRGRDFPRAAVTRTEERPRRFPWWFRRRQVREERHGFEGAFQRMLEQLSSGDPLGIEEAVPGLVTATDSAPFYLIRRHGPDLDPLAAEESARFGGFSAWPAGIVRTRVGSHAVDGIEIVKRNGVPDPRGVLFLDIETAGLSANTYAFLVGLMYWEDGRFVSDQVFARDYNEEEGMLRHVRATMERFDTVVTYNGASFDLPFLRQRMTVLRVPDIAPIESVDLLHAARRVYKPVLPNCRLVTVEKHLRGVERVDDIPSRFIPRAYHEFVHTRDARLMRNVVYHNRMDVFTMAVMLNRMGEIPLATQAAGDTIPPPNPPHVTF
- a CDS encoding DEAD/DEAH box helicase — its product is MNVDKFLKHLETSEWYDGQIVRVERLPERPARFAPLDPPVHPRIAAAINTDGITRLYTHQADAIRHARAGEHVVVVTGTASGKTLCYNVPVLEAILAEPDACALYLYPTKAL